In the Pontibacillus sp. HMF3514 genome, GACTTATGGGTGCTTTAGCAGATACCGTTTTAGAAAATGGTGGAGATGCTATTGGTGTGATCCCACAGACACTTGTTGAAAAAGAAGTCGCTCATCATAGCCTAACCGACTTACATATCGTGAACACGATGCATGAACGTAAAGCAAAAATGGCTGAACTAGCTGACGCATTTATTACCATGCCTGGTGGTGCTGGAACGATGGAGGAATTTTTCGAAGTGTACACATGGGCTCAAATTGGTATTCATGATAAGCCATTTGGACTCTATAATGTAAATCAGTATTACACTCCGCTTATCTCCTTATTCGATCATATGGTGAATCAGGAATTTTTAAGTCAGGAGAACCGAGATATGGTGATGATTGATAAGGATGCTGAAGCATTATTACAGAAGTTTGATTCATTTAAAGAAAAACATTAAAGAGAATGTTCTCTATCAAGTAGAAACGTGAGAGTCTTCCCCATAGGACTCTCACGTTATTTATGTTTAAAGAATGATATCATTTCTTCG is a window encoding:
- a CDS encoding TIGR00730 family Rossman fold protein — protein: MKGIAVFCGSRLGATEAYKEGAIKLGKVMADQGITLIYGGSSVGLMGALADTVLENGGDAIGVIPQTLVEKEVAHHSLTDLHIVNTMHERKAKMAELADAFITMPGGAGTMEEFFEVYTWAQIGIHDKPFGLYNVNQYYTPLISLFDHMVNQEFLSQENRDMVMIDKDAEALLQKFDSFKEKH